The nucleotide sequence CTCTATCCAGGTGATTCTGGTTATCGAGACACAGCGGACAGTCCCTGTGAACCTAagggacatctttcactgcAGATGCCGGCACGTCCCGATGGCCCGCAGCCGGCTGGCAGCCCGACCCTCTCCCAGAGACAGCTTTTTAGGCTCCACTCCGGCAGCTCTTCCCTCCGTTCAAACCACCGGGACCAGACTACGCATCCCTGTGACTTCCGACCCAGCACGTAAGGAGAAGGTACCGCTTTTATAGAAACAGACGGGTTCCCGCTCCCGCATCCCTGTCTCTCTCAAAGAGGGCGTCGTGCTGGTTTAACACCCACTCATGGAGGGTCGCTTCCCGGCCGCCCCCCGCCTCCGGGGCCGGCACGGACGGACCGACGGACACTCACTCTCGGAGTCGCTGAGGCCGCTGCCGTCGCTGACGCTGGCGCTGCTCCGCCGCTTCATGCGCTCCAGGTGCTCGCCGTAGAAGAAGCGGCGCCGGCCGGCGGGGCAGGAGAACTCCGCCAGCACCGCGTCGAACTCGCCCAGAGCCTCCGCCAGACCCCCGCCGTCCtcccccggcgctgccgggCGGCAACAGCGGCATCAGGACCAGACCTGCCCTGCCCGACCCTGCCCCCTCCCGTCCCCGCACCCCGGcggagggacagggaaaggggacagggaaaggggacagggaaagggTCCCGCCCGTCCCCTCAGCCCGCCACTCCCACCTTGCCCCGCCGGGCGCTGGGCTGGAGGAGACTTCATGGCAGCAGCGGGCGGAGGAGATGCCCCAGCTCCGCTgccgcctcccgccgccgcctcccgccgccaGCCTGAGCGCCCGACCCCGCCACCGCCCCTCTTATAGCGCGGCAGGACGGGGCGGGGCGGAACGGGGACGGCCCCGGGCGGTGCAGGTGCGCCGGGtcccgtgtccccatgtcccgTCAGAGGGAAATGTCGcctgcccggcaccgggagcgcgGCTCCTTCGGGAGGATCGCGCTGCGCTAAGCCCAGCACCGGGCGTGTGCCGGGCTGCTGCGGAGGGAAGATACTGCGGGAATCAGAGCCGGCTGTAAGGAGGGACTGTCACGGGAATGCGGGACTGGGTCAGCCGTACCCAGCCCCGTGACCGCCAGCAGGACAGGGCGCAGCACGACgaggaggcagcagctcgtTTGCAAGCGAACCCGTGGCTTTGGATGCAACAGCAGAGTTGCTCGGCCTCCCCCGGGatccccttccttccccatccccacGGCATTGCGCTGGCATCTGTCTGTGGTTATTGCCCTGCTCCGTACGTTGGTGGGCAGTGGGCACGGCCATAGGGGCAGCTGGGCCAGTTAATTGCAGAGGATGACCCGAGAAGAGCAAGTGGCAGGGGACGTGCAGGGAATGCTCAGGCAGAGGGACTCACGGCCCTCTGATGCATCAGCCAGGGTGTTCTCCAGTGGAGTGCTTTCCTTGTTCTTACGAGGAAGATTTTAGCCCTTGTCCTGAAGTCAAGTAAACCTGATGTTTATTATACGTGCCATAACTACGGAGTGTTGCTCTTGTGCTGTCTCTTGCTCGTTTTTAATGAAAGCTGTCTGAGCGGCTAAAATACCAGTTCTGTTAAATAATCACTGGGGAAGATTGTCATATTTAGTTATggacagaaatactgaaaacagaaatcaggTGCTGTTCCATGAGAATGCGTCAGGAGTTACGATTATGTTTGTGTGctgatgaaaatatttagaattagAAGAGTCAGGGAGAGGTACgaaaaaatatctctgaaaCTTTTTGACATTTTCAGACATGCTGTCATTGTTCCTGCAAgacaaaaaatgagaaaaactaTGTTCTAGacaataaaacagattttaaaacctGTCCTTACCGGCTGATATGgaggcatttatttatttttgcagtgaATCAAAAGAAGTTCTCATGGTGAAGTTCAATTGTTATTTATTCTGTGGCTTCCTCCTCTCTGTGgtcttcctctgtttttctttctgctaaTAAAAGTGTCTACAAACAATCCCTTTTAAAGAGCATAGTGACACAGATGGAAAGTGAGGTTAAAAAGTAGGGAACAAGTAGATACAAGGGCATGACGTCAATAGCACGAGCAGGATGAAAGACAATGGATGCAAGGCAGAAAGGGGAACTGTCAAGGACATGACTAGGCACAGCTCAAAGCCCAAAAAGACAAGGACCTGGCCCGGCAGCTGATGTCAAATCTCTTTTGCTCAATCACATCTGATCAACCCTACCTGTACCACACACATCCCCACCGAGCACTGGTGCTTGGTCTATAGCACAACCCTGGCTTAGGGGCAAAAGGTGTGTGAAGTTAGGCTTGAATCTCTCCATTTTCTGAGGAATACAGGCAAAATAACCAAAGGCTAAAATTCCTCCTGTGCCTCCTGTTGTTTCTGACAAAGATGGTCAAACAATCTCATAGCCTTTTGGGATGGGGTCTGAAGTCATGTCACAAAGAAGGAGCACACAGGGGGATGAAGCTGTACAAGAAGGGCTGTGTTGCTTGGGGCCTTGCTTCCATGACAAGGGGAATGACCTGCCTACTTCTCTCTTCTTGTTCTCCTGGCCTAGACCTCCTGCATGTCTTTTCAGCAGGTTTTTCTCATCTACTGCTGAGCCAATTCAACACGTTAGAACAGCAGAAAACTCATCCAGCAAGAAACTGAGTGATTTTGTGTTGAATCGAGTTGAATGGGCTCAGCTGAGGGAGCTAATAAAAGGTGGGTGTAGATAGGCAGGGGAACAAAATAACTGCTCCCCTGTAATGATATAAGAATTTATCCCTGACATTCTCTTTAAGTTATCATCTTACACTCAAATTGAccattttcagaataatttctaGTCATGCTGAAGAAACTATTCTACAACCTTCCCTTTTTTTATAGACGTGTTTGGGAAATCTTCTTACCTTAAGACAACCTGGGCTTACAACTACTTAGTTGTGTTTACTGCTCCACAGACTAACCTCTTCCAGTAAATACTCATGTTTTCTCCTAAGCAGCCTTGATTCTGCTGAATGCAACTGACACAGCTGGTAAACttaatttttccacagaaataattAGATTATACAAGAGGAAACAAAGATTCACTTCTATGCTTATTGGTTCTATGTCACAGACCATGCAGCCATGCTCATCCCTACATATTCTTGAAAGGCCCCAGGATGCTCCAGCTGCACTTTTTGCCACAGATGCCAACAGGAGCAGCCCACATCTGGCAAAATGAAGAAGCCACTTTTAAGTGCAGTGCCCTGAAACGCTGCAGGCTGACACGCCTGGCTGCTCATGTTTATGGGGAGAAACATCCAACACAACTCCTAATGTAAACCTCAGCTACTGAATCCCTCTCATTTTCTAGGCAGCTCTCCAAGCTGTATTTAAAGTGAATTTCTTCTTGACCATTCGACACAGTGGCTCCAGATCCTCCTCAGCTGGTGACGCAATGTTTACAGTGGCTTCCTACTGCATTTTTAACCTCACAGATTTGTGAGCCACACAGCTATTCGAATCAACAAATCCTGCCAGTAAATACGCTTCAGggaaaggattttaaaacaGGCACTTTGATATAGCCAAGCTGCAAGGCTCATGAAGTACTGGTTTTCTAAATGAAGCATGGAGTAACTTGGGACACAACACACTGTGTTGCTACACCAAAGTGACTTCTTGAGTGGATTTAAAAACACACTGATGCTGCAGGTTAAATAATCTAGTTGCTTCCAAAGCATGGCCCAGAGATGCCCAGAGATCCATGAAGAACTTCTAAGGtattcatataaaaaaaaaaaaagtactggaAATAGGTTAAAATTTACAGTACAGGTGCAGCACCACATGCACATACATAGAAACTGGAACAGCAGAGGGGGAATTTCCAAATCTGAAATGGCTGAAAAGTTTTTGTCTAATGTATCATTTCTTTTCACTACTTCAAAGATCAAGAATAGCCCAAAATATCAATTCTGTTGAGTAAGTACCATATTCCCACAGTTAAAAACAGATGTGTTGTGAAACCTACACCTGTCTTCTCGTTGGTATTGATATTAGACAAAAGCCAGAGGGCCagatccctgcccatggaagcaACTTGGAgttttgaatatttaatttctacaagtattttaatatttattagtctgtgaaaataataattctttaCATAAGTAACAATACCAAGTTGTTAAAGTAGATAATTTAAAGCCTGTGAATGACAAAAAACAGCCCATCATTGCCAAACTTCTAGCTGAAGGAAGCAAGGGAACCCAAAATTAAGACAACtgtcaaagagaaaaacaaaaactgccAGAGGATGAAAAAGCACAGGTGCCAGACAGACTGACACACAGGGAAACCCAACTCCttgagctgcagagcaggaataGATCAAACATCACTAGCACAACTTGTCTCCCTGTGCAGCACATCACAACCCTGCCCTCGGGATGCTCCTTTGAAGGGAGGCAGTGGCTGACACTCCAGCCTATTTTATCCTTAGTGCCGCAAGTGGATTTGCCTATGTGAGTTAATTGCTAAACTTGTTTCGTAATGAGGTGATCTGCCTAATTAAACCTTGTCAGAGATGAGCCATGCATTTTACATAGGCTGCCTAACTGCCATCCAAAGTGTTTTGCTACTcttgctgccagctgggctaAATGAAAGCCTATGACCTGTAGCTCAATCCACACCACCAGTGGGAAGAGTGAGTGACTTAGAGCAATATATAGATCTTGAAAGAttggcaaataaaaaaaatcttttgccagAGGTCTTTCACAGGACTTCTTCTGCCAGCACGTTCTGTAGACCTTGAGCTGGAACCTGAAGTTATTACAGAATGATGAATTTCCTTTTGGTTTTCTCTATGCCCTTGACTGATGCACAGTGGATAAAAACTTGTGGACCTGCTCACAGCCATTCACAGCTGTGGCCTTGTGAGCAAGCCATACACCTTCCTGCTGAATTCTGCCCAAACCTAAGCTCACTTTCTCTGGCTTTCTCTATCcttctaaattttctttttgtcagaTTAACCTCCTAAATGGGAACATGACATGGTCTGTGTCACTTCCTCTTTCAGTAACTAGAGGCAGAATCCCATGGAGGTTTGAATGGATGTCTTTGAATAAGTTAATGACACTGAAACATATTTATGACAGTTTGGACTTAATCACTGTTGTTGTAGCTGGATTAAAAGTTATTTAAACTGATGAAGTAGATTTGTAACCTATACTAACATCACTGGAATATAGAGTTGGATGTTGAAATTCTGTCCACAATAAAGAGAGACACAAAACCACTCAAGACTTTGAATGTTCTGGGTTAAGAGATTTTGGCTGAGCACTGCatgggaaagagggagaagttcAGGTAAGGAGAGGAATGGTAAATAAGAGATAAAGAAGTTTCAAAATAACTGGTTGCTGTCTTTTTGAGAGAAAATTAAAGGATCTGTGTAtcttaatgaaaaatatgttcATATTACCAGTTTGACTTGGGACCTTTTTTTTATGCATGAGCTGACTTCTTTCTGAGTAAACTGAACTGGAAGGCCAGCCCAAATGTACCCCAACTCCACAAAAGACATGTAGGTCCCAACCAAAGTCTTGGACCTGAAaacatgaggttttttttcttctctactcAGGAAAGTATTCCCTGAATGCATAGTGTTCTTCACATTGTAACTTAAGTGTAACTTAAACCTAAATTTTAACTATTTGGGTCAAAAGAGAGAACTGCTGACAACCTAACTCCTGGTCACATGTGcagaaaaacctttttctatCAAGATGGATGACAAgaccttttcctcttttcctcattggtcacctttttttttttttccagtgatgcCTATATTTCTTTAGTTAGTACAAAACATTAGCCAAATCCTGTAAACAGAATGTGTAGGCGTAAAGCAAAGGGAATGGATTGCATTATAAAATTAGAGTTACAAGAGTTAGTGGGCTGTAATACTTATTACAGCCAGGTTTGAGGGAAGCTTCAATCTTGAAATCACTAAAAGTCACATTAAAACTTCATGTCCATCAGAAAATCCTCAAAATCCAACTGCACAGAGCATGCACTGACTGTAAAGTAAACAGGCAGTAGATAGTACAAGAGTGGGAATGGAGGGAGGTAAGAAGCTCCTTTTCAGAGTGAGATAACTTCAGATGTTGGAGAAGACAACCAAAACACTGCTTGAGAGTTGTACTAGTGTTTCTGGATCTCAATGCAAGGAGGTGGGTGCTGTCTGGTAGTCTTTTCCCTGCAGTGCAAAGGAGACACGAGAGaacaagcagagaaaaagccGAGAAAATGTAAGCTAAGGGACCATGGCAGTAAGCCAGGAGGGGAAGAGAGCCTGGCATTTGGAGTGCTGTGTGGCAATTAGAGGTGAAGAAATTGCCTCCATTCCAGCTctgttttcaggaaaacaagGCTGTGCACATATCATTTGCACAGGGAGGTTGTACATGAGAGTCTGCACAAGGCTGAGTGGAAGGAAGGGTTTGCTCTTCTTCCATTAAGTCGTCCCCAGCAGAAGCCACCCAAGAGTCCAGTAGCAGTAAATACCTATTTTTAAGGGTagtggggggcaggggggaaaggaaaaagcacaCTTACGAAAGTAAGgtaagaaatttaatttcttattttctgtgttaGGCTGTGGGCTCAAGCTCAGGGCAAACCACTATCTCTACCTCTACCTGATGCTGCTGCCACCATACCAGGGTCCATATACATGGATCAGGAACTGGAGATGCTGAATTCTTTACTTTTCTGCCAGTTCTGCTTCAAAACCTTTCATGACTACCACTCCATCAAGAAACTTGTACTATTtcaaatacaaatgaaaaacagttatttttttccaccgACTTTGGCTCTGAATTGTTCATAAATTGAGGAGTTAAAATTGCTGGATACTGTGCTACTTCAGAAAAATGTGGCAACTTTGTCCAAGGGAGAAGGAATGTTCACTCAACAATGGGTGATTACATACAAtcaaaaaaaaatgggaatttacaGCTCGAGAGGCTTGCATTTAATGAAAAGTATCTCACACACAAACCACATTGGAAGCAAATTTAAAGCCTTATGAAGTGATACATATAAGGGAGCTCTTATGCAAAAAACAGTAAGACATCTCTTTCTAATTTGTCTCCTCCATTGGTAAAATAAAAGGTAGTGAATTTTTATggtagatatagatatatatggTAGGTATATCACATCAATGCTATTTGCTGTGACtaaaaattatacattttgtattttttctattaTATTTCACATACTCACATACACAGAGCCTGTTTGGCTCGGTCATCTGGTACTTCCTATCCAACACTATTTGTGGACTCTGTGTTTCCAGAGCCTTAAATCTAGCCAGGAAATAGAGATTCTAAATAGACGAAATTAATAACTACAATGATAACAAAAATAACAGAGGTCAAAATACTGAGCCAAAAAGATACTGACCAcatttaaaggaataaaaacacTGCTTGCTGAAGAACTTGAATTATATTTTCCTGGGAACACTGAATACCCTCTGGGTTTTGtagtggttttttggtttgcttaTAAAAATGTACATGGATTTCCATTTTGTTGTTTCTACTTTTCCTTATGTTATTAAACCTGTATTTTGAGTTTTCCACAGTGTACTGCACCAATATCAAGGAAACTTAGATCAGTATAGCCACAAGAACAGGGGAAGTTAGGAATGGCAGGGGGTGCTGAATGTTGCTCCCATCCATCCCACTGAAGTAAGCTGAAAATACAGGCTAAAAGAATCAAGACTAACTCTTCCTCCCATACTCTGTTGGCTGAAAGGCAGTAGGAGGCAAAGGGAGAAGCCAAGACTGCTTGTTTGCTGAAGGCATGTGGCTGCAGAGGTTAGAACAGGAGAGAAGCACTTCAATTATTTGTGTTGCAGTAGTGCCAGTCATAGACCAGTGAGACCACATTGAGTCCTTCACCATACAAAAGTGGAACAAAAGCAGTAATCCTTGAACCTTGGTTAACCAGTAATTCATGCCCCTTTAAGGGATGGGGATTTGCATGTTTATGGTTGGGAAATGAGTCCATTGGAGCCTCTCCTGTTACCATTGCACAGGGGATTGTGTAGATGGGAAGAAAAGAATCAGTGTTACAGCCAGTGACCATGTACTGCATCCAGTCCTTTCCTCTGCGTGAAGTAACTACTTCATTTTAGGAATAATTATTGAGCTCTGTGTATTTTCCCCGTTTTTCTCagcttcaaataatttttatgacAAGCCTGTGATAGCAGA is from Cinclus cinclus chromosome 2, bCinCin1.1, whole genome shotgun sequence and encodes:
- the RGCC gene encoding regulator of cell cycle RGCC, with amino-acid sequence MKSPPAQRPAGQAPGEDGGGLAEALGEFDAVLAEFSCPAGRRRFFYGEHLERMKRRSSASVSDGSGLSDSERTVRCVSITRITWIERASQNVLSTTGADSLYRNSFSLSDERLNSSTASTPSLPSPSVTPCKAKLGDTKELEDFIADLDRTLASIFPVVLEGM